In Bacillus alveayuensis, the DNA window TTTCAGGTCATAGCCGAAATAATACAAAAGCAAGTGGAGAAAAACGACTCGTTTTTCTCCACTTGCTTCATTTTAGGGACTTATCAGACAGCCCCGTGAACAAGAATGAATGGCATGATGTTAGGAAAAAACTATAGTCTTCAGTTATATCTTTTGAATATTTATTGCTTATTAATTCAAACTTTTTTAGAAACAGTACCACTTAAAATCTTTCGGTGTTTAAGCATTACTATAAAATAAAAGTATGAGCATATGTTGTACAACGATATCTTCGCTTCTTCACATGTAAGTACACTCTTTTTCCCACCACTGATGAACTCTGTATTTTTTGCATTCGATAGCTATGGATGCGTTTTGTACGGCTTTTACACTTCGGACATTTCTGTATTTTCACACGTGTATACAATTCAAACCAAAATACACCTTGTTCTTCCCCT includes these proteins:
- a CDS encoding transposase (product_source=COG3464; cog=COG3464; pfam=PF14690; smart=SM01335; superfamily=57667), coding for MLTHFIINLLGIKDKHVEIFDSGEEQGVFWFELYTRVKIQKCPKCKSRTKRIHSYRMQKIQSSSVVGKRVYLHVKKRRYRCTTYAHTFIL